One stretch of Tenacibaculum sp. MAR_2010_89 DNA includes these proteins:
- a CDS encoding L-serine ammonia-lyase — translation MSQFISVFDMLKIGVGPSSSHTLGPWRAAQQWIQKLKKDELIETVSSIKVDLYGSLSLTGKGHATDLAVLLGLSGTDPEYIPIDNIEHIISEIKKTNTLNFNAEKVLNFSINQVIFNKDFLPFHSNGLTFRAFSKEKNEISSETYYSIGGGFVIQEEVKTSTTTEINKQNFPFPINRASELEDYCNSKNKKISEIVLQNELVLKTEEEIDSELLRIWNTMLECMYIGCHTKGTLPGGLNVKRRAFETHKKLIKEAAYTNKDEWITAIRSTEVKFREILKWVSCCALAVNEVNASLGRVVTAPTNGSAGVIPSVLMYYLVIENHNADFEHIKKFLLVAGEIGSVFKKNATISAAMGGCQAEIGVSSAMAAGALTELLGGTPSQCLVAAEIAMEHHLGLTCDPIGGLVQIPCIERNAMGAIKAINAAELALETNPEDSLVPLDKVIDTMWETAKDMNRNYKETSEGGLAITVGLADC, via the coding sequence ATGTCACAATTTATTAGCGTTTTTGATATGTTAAAAATTGGTGTAGGGCCTTCAAGCTCGCACACCTTAGGTCCATGGAGAGCTGCTCAACAATGGATTCAAAAACTAAAAAAAGACGAACTTATAGAAACCGTTTCCTCTATAAAAGTTGATCTTTACGGATCTTTATCTTTAACAGGAAAAGGACATGCTACTGATTTAGCTGTTCTATTAGGTTTAAGTGGAACTGATCCTGAATATATCCCTATTGATAATATAGAACATATTATCTCTGAAATAAAGAAAACTAACACCCTTAATTTCAACGCTGAAAAAGTTTTAAATTTCTCAATTAACCAAGTCATTTTCAACAAAGACTTTTTACCTTTTCACTCTAATGGTTTAACTTTCAGAGCTTTTTCTAAAGAAAAAAATGAAATATCTAGTGAGACTTATTATTCTATAGGTGGTGGCTTTGTTATTCAAGAAGAAGTTAAAACTTCAACCACTACTGAGATTAACAAACAAAACTTCCCTTTCCCTATAAACAGAGCCTCTGAGCTAGAAGATTATTGTAATTCAAAAAACAAAAAAATCTCTGAAATTGTTTTACAAAACGAATTAGTTTTAAAAACTGAAGAAGAAATTGACTCTGAATTATTACGTATTTGGAACACAATGCTTGAGTGTATGTATATTGGTTGCCACACTAAAGGTACATTACCTGGAGGTTTAAATGTAAAAAGAAGAGCGTTTGAAACTCATAAAAAGTTAATTAAGGAGGCTGCTTATACAAATAAAGATGAATGGATTACTGCTATAAGAAGTACAGAAGTTAAGTTTAGAGAAATTTTAAAATGGGTTAGTTGTTGTGCATTGGCTGTTAATGAAGTAAATGCCTCTCTAGGAAGAGTTGTTACTGCTCCAACAAATGGAAGCGCTGGAGTTATACCTTCAGTTTTAATGTATTACTTAGTTATAGAAAATCATAATGCCGACTTTGAACACATCAAAAAATTCTTACTAGTTGCTGGTGAAATTGGAAGTGTATTTAAGAAAAACGCTACTATATCTGCAGCAATGGGAGGCTGTCAGGCTGAAATTGGAGTTTCATCTGCAATGGCTGCTGGAGCCCTTACTGAGCTTTTAGGAGGTACTCCATCTCAATGTTTAGTAGCCGCAGAAATAGCTATGGAACATCACCTTGGTTTAACTTGTGATCCTATTGGTGGTTTAGTTCAAATTCCTTGTATTGAACGTAATGCTATGGGAGCTATAAAAGCAATAAATGCCGCTGAGTTAGCTTTAGAAACTAATCCTGAAGACTCTTTAGTTCCTTTAGATAAAGTTATAGACACCATGTGGGAAACCGCTAAAGACATGAATAGAAATTACAAAGAAACCTCTGAAGGAGGTTTAGCAATTACTGTTGGTTTAGCTGATTGTTAA
- a CDS encoding DUF2853 family protein, translating into MSKFDEKVELYKKFMDDRDIRSNTDLLKAVTKGLGPSIYKKDAETVSGSDAKELETVKKNFLIKKLGLADGPKLDEAINEVMERIGKSERNKYRAVVYYMLTKKFDKESVYGM; encoded by the coding sequence ATGAGTAAATTTGACGAAAAAGTAGAATTGTATAAAAAATTTATGGACGACAGAGACATTCGTTCAAATACTGATTTATTAAAAGCAGTTACAAAAGGATTAGGTCCTTCTATTTATAAAAAAGATGCAGAAACTGTATCTGGTTCTGATGCAAAAGAATTAGAAACAGTAAAAAAGAACTTTTTGATAAAAAAATTAGGTTTAGCTGATGGTCCAAAATTAGACGAAGCAATCAATGAAGTTATGGAACGAATTGGAAAATCTGAAAGAAATAAATACCGTGCTGTAGTATACTACATGCTAACAAAGAAATTTGACAAAGAATCTGTTTACGGAATGTAA
- a CDS encoding lipopolysaccharide assembly protein LapB codes for MPVSKFESMLKTNSVYFFDATEFEYIIEHYLNIGKHSLAKKAVKLGLEQHPSSIQLKLMQVELLIFDGELPSAIQLLGEIEAVEPHNDEVFIQKATILSKKNKHKEAIEVLKESLEYVEGPEDIWSMMGMEYLYLDDYENARLNFAKCIDVDYEDYSSLYNIVYCFEMEQNSEEAIKFLNSYIDKNPYSEVAWHQLGRQYFEIKMYNKALESFDYAVIIDEAFIGGYLEKAKTLEKLEKYEDAIDNYLITLELDDPTAYAYIRIGECYEKLGNVSTAIHFYKKAVHEDPLLDRGWMMLTNACYTNKNYPKSLYYVNKAIQIDEENALYWRKYGDINLKLNFYEEAVKAFYKCIDLGDKEIEIYVALADILLFLGDFNDALVVLIKAKKIYKEFAEIEYRLCGLFMILDKEEYSLTHLKNALAIDYEYNFIIKELYPTVFQNIKVKEIINNFKRVVK; via the coding sequence ATGCCTGTATCAAAATTTGAATCCATGTTAAAAACAAATAGCGTTTATTTTTTCGATGCTACAGAGTTTGAGTATATTATAGAACATTATTTAAACATTGGTAAACACTCATTGGCAAAAAAAGCAGTGAAGTTAGGTTTAGAACAGCACCCTAGTTCAATCCAATTAAAACTAATGCAAGTAGAATTGTTGATTTTTGATGGAGAACTACCGTCGGCAATTCAACTATTAGGAGAGATTGAAGCTGTTGAGCCTCACAATGATGAAGTATTTATACAAAAAGCCACGATTTTATCTAAAAAAAATAAACACAAAGAAGCAATAGAGGTTTTAAAAGAGTCTTTAGAATATGTTGAAGGCCCTGAAGATATTTGGTCTATGATGGGGATGGAGTATCTATATTTAGATGATTATGAAAATGCTCGTTTAAATTTTGCTAAGTGTATTGATGTTGACTATGAAGATTATTCATCACTTTATAATATTGTTTATTGTTTTGAAATGGAACAAAATAGTGAAGAAGCAATAAAGTTTTTAAATAGTTATATAGATAAAAACCCATACAGTGAAGTTGCTTGGCATCAATTAGGAAGGCAATATTTTGAAATTAAGATGTATAATAAAGCTTTAGAGTCTTTTGATTATGCTGTTATTATTGATGAAGCTTTTATAGGTGGGTATTTAGAAAAAGCTAAAACGCTTGAAAAGCTTGAGAAATATGAAGATGCAATCGATAATTATTTAATAACATTAGAGTTAGATGATCCAACTGCATACGCATATATAAGAATTGGTGAATGTTATGAGAAATTAGGGAACGTTTCTACAGCAATTCATTTTTATAAAAAGGCTGTTCATGAAGATCCTTTATTAGATAGAGGATGGATGATGTTAACTAATGCATGTTATACTAATAAAAATTATCCTAAATCTTTATATTATGTAAATAAAGCAATTCAAATAGATGAAGAAAATGCACTTTATTGGAGGAAATATGGAGATATAAATTTGAAACTAAATTTTTATGAAGAAGCAGTAAAAGCTTTTTACAAATGTATAGATTTAGGTGATAAAGAAATTGAAATATATGTAGCTCTAGCAGATATTTTATTGTTTTTAGGTGATTTTAATGATGCATTGGTTGTGTTGATTAAAGCTAAAAAAATATATAAAGAATTTGCTGAAATAGAATATCGTTTATGTGGTTTGTTTATGATTCTAGATAAAGAAGAGTACAGTTTAACACATTTAAAAAACGCGTTAGCTATAGATTATGAATATAATTTTATAATCAAAGAATTGTACCCGACAGTTTTTCAAAACATAAAGGTAAAAGAAATAATAAATAATTTTAAAAGAGTAGTTAAGTAG
- the pfkA gene encoding 6-phosphofructokinase, translating into MAKRIKKIAVMTSGGDSPGMNAAIRSVVRACAYYRTECVGVYRGYQGMIEGDFTLMTARSVNNIIHKGGTILKSARSKEFMTVDGRKKAHENLLEHNIDALVVIGGDGSFTGGVVFNKEYNFPVIGIPGTIDNDIHGTSHTLGYDTALNTAMDAIDKIRDTASSHDRLFFVEVMGRDAGFIALNAGVGAGAEEILIPEEDLGLDRMLESLKKSKRSGKSSSIVVVAEGDKSGKNVYELANYVEENLPEYEVRVSVLGHMQRGGSPTCFDRVLASRLGVKAVELLIDGNSNLMVGLKNNEVIATDLEKAIKGIQNIDMELLRVSDIMTT; encoded by the coding sequence ATGGCAAAAAGAATAAAAAAAATAGCAGTAATGACTTCTGGAGGAGATTCTCCAGGAATGAACGCAGCAATAAGGTCAGTAGTTAGGGCTTGTGCTTATTACAGAACGGAATGTGTAGGAGTTTATAGAGGTTATCAAGGAATGATTGAAGGAGACTTTACATTAATGACAGCTAGAAGCGTGAATAATATAATTCATAAAGGAGGAACTATTTTGAAATCAGCTCGGTCAAAAGAATTTATGACTGTTGACGGTAGGAAAAAGGCTCATGAAAACTTATTAGAGCATAATATTGATGCATTAGTGGTGATAGGTGGAGATGGTTCCTTTACAGGAGGAGTTGTTTTTAATAAGGAGTATAATTTCCCTGTAATTGGTATACCAGGAACAATTGATAACGATATTCATGGAACATCACACACGTTGGGATATGATACAGCTTTAAATACAGCAATGGATGCTATTGATAAAATAAGAGATACAGCATCATCTCATGATCGATTATTTTTTGTAGAGGTAATGGGAAGAGATGCTGGGTTTATTGCTTTAAATGCTGGAGTTGGAGCTGGAGCAGAAGAAATATTAATTCCAGAAGAAGATTTAGGACTAGATAGAATGCTTGAGTCTCTTAAGAAGAGTAAAAGATCTGGAAAGTCATCAAGCATTGTGGTTGTAGCTGAAGGAGATAAATCTGGTAAAAACGTATATGAATTAGCTAATTATGTTGAAGAGAACTTACCAGAATATGAAGTAAGAGTTTCTGTGCTTGGTCATATGCAACGAGGAGGGTCTCCAACTTGTTTTGATAGAGTTTTAGCAAGTAGGTTAGGAGTAAAGGCAGTGGAGCTCTTAATAGATGGTAATTCAAACTTAATGGTTGGTTTAAAAAACAATGAAGTAATAGCAACTGATTTAGAAAAAGCAATAAAAGGGATACAAAATATAGATATGGAACTCCTGCGAGTTTCTGATATTATGACGACTTAA
- the gap gene encoding type I glyceraldehyde-3-phosphate dehydrogenase yields MIKIGINGFGRIGRLAFRSAVKRTNVQVVAINDLIDDVNYLAYMLKHDSVHGDFDGTVEVVDNKLIVNGNHIRTTAERNPENLKWNEVDAEYVIESTGFFTLKEKAKMHITGGAKKVVISAPSPDAPMFVMGVNNKELKKTDTIFSNASCTTNCLSPVAKVLNDNFGIEEGLMTTVHASTATQRTVDGPSLKDWRGGRAAMHNIIPSSTGAAKAVGKVIPELSGKLTGMAFRVPTMDVSVVDLTVRLKKEASYNDIKKTMLKASENEMKGVLGYTEEMVVSQDFVGDTRTSIFDANAGIALSDNFVKIISWYDNEIGYSTKIVDLVEYSASL; encoded by the coding sequence ATGATAAAAATAGGGATTAACGGATTCGGTAGAATAGGTAGATTAGCATTTAGATCTGCAGTAAAACGGACAAATGTACAAGTAGTGGCTATAAATGATTTAATTGATGATGTAAATTATTTAGCATACATGCTTAAACATGATTCAGTTCATGGAGATTTTGACGGTACTGTAGAGGTTGTTGACAATAAATTAATTGTTAATGGAAATCATATTAGAACAACTGCTGAACGTAATCCTGAAAATTTAAAATGGAATGAAGTCGATGCAGAATATGTTATTGAAAGTACAGGTTTCTTTACATTAAAAGAAAAAGCAAAAATGCACATTACAGGAGGTGCTAAAAAAGTAGTTATTTCTGCACCATCTCCAGATGCTCCAATGTTTGTAATGGGGGTGAATAATAAAGAATTAAAAAAAACTGATACTATTTTTTCAAATGCATCATGTACTACAAATTGTTTGTCTCCAGTAGCTAAGGTATTAAATGATAATTTTGGAATAGAAGAAGGGTTAATGACTACGGTACATGCTTCAACTGCTACACAAAGAACAGTTGATGGACCTTCTTTAAAAGATTGGAGAGGTGGAAGAGCTGCAATGCATAATATAATACCTTCGTCTACAGGTGCTGCAAAAGCAGTAGGGAAGGTGATACCAGAACTGTCAGGGAAACTTACAGGAATGGCTTTTAGAGTTCCTACAATGGATGTTTCAGTGGTAGATTTAACTGTTAGGTTAAAAAAAGAAGCAAGTTATAATGATATTAAAAAAACAATGTTAAAGGCATCTGAAAATGAAATGAAAGGTGTTTTAGGGTACACAGAAGAAATGGTGGTTTCTCAAGATTTTGTAGGTGATACTAGAACTTCTATTTTTGACGCAAATGCAGGGATAGCTTTATCAGATAATTTTGTAAAAATAATCTCTTGGTATGATAATGAGATAGGATATTCAACTAAAATAGTTGATTTAGTAGAGTATTCTGCATCTTTATAA
- the gap gene encoding type I glyceraldehyde-3-phosphate dehydrogenase → MIKIGINGFGRIGRLAFRSAVQRDNIQVVAINDLLDIDYLAYLLKYDSVHGRFNGTVEVKDGNLIVNNKVIRVTADRNPENLKWDEVEADYVIESTGFFTDKDKAMLHIKGGAKKVIISAPSKDANMYVMGVNHADLTNDEIVFSNASCTTNCLAPLTKVINDNFGLKEGLMTTVHAATSTQNVVDGPNKKWRRGRSVVNNIIPTTTGAAKAVTKVIPELKGKLTGMAVRVPVADVSLVDLTFRTEKATSLKDILKALKEASEGDFKGIIGYTEDEVVSQDFVSEPRTSVIDADACLELNENFFKVISWYDNEFGYATKIVDLLEYSALL, encoded by the coding sequence ATGATAAAAATTGGAATTAATGGATTCGGAAGAATAGGAAGGTTAGCGTTCCGTTCTGCCGTTCAAAGAGATAATATTCAAGTAGTGGCAATAAATGATTTATTAGATATAGATTATTTAGCATATTTGTTAAAATATGATTCAGTTCATGGTCGTTTTAATGGAACTGTTGAGGTTAAAGACGGTAATTTAATAGTTAATAATAAAGTTATTCGTGTAACAGCTGATAGAAACCCTGAAAATTTAAAATGGGATGAAGTAGAGGCTGATTATGTAATTGAATCAACAGGTTTTTTTACAGATAAAGATAAAGCAATGTTGCATATTAAAGGAGGAGCAAAAAAGGTTATTATATCAGCGCCATCCAAAGATGCTAATATGTATGTTATGGGAGTAAATCATGCTGATTTAACCAATGATGAAATTGTTTTTTCAAATGCCTCATGCACTACAAATTGTTTAGCTCCTTTAACAAAAGTAATTAATGATAATTTTGGGTTAAAAGAAGGTTTAATGACTACCGTTCATGCTGCAACTTCAACTCAGAATGTTGTTGATGGACCTAATAAAAAATGGCGTAGAGGTAGGTCAGTTGTTAATAATATAATACCAACAACTACTGGAGCAGCAAAAGCAGTAACTAAAGTAATACCAGAATTAAAGGGAAAGTTAACAGGAATGGCAGTAAGAGTTCCTGTAGCTGATGTATCTTTAGTAGATTTAACTTTTAGAACAGAAAAAGCAACCTCATTAAAAGATATTTTAAAAGCTTTAAAAGAAGCTTCTGAAGGAGATTTTAAAGGAATTATCGGTTATACCGAAGATGAAGTAGTTTCTCAAGATTTTGTTTCTGAACCTAGAACTTCTGTTATTGATGCTGATGCATGCTTAGAGTTAAATGAAAACTTTTTTAAAGTGATATCATGGTATGATAATGAATTTGGATACGCTACTAAAATAGTAGATTTATTAGAGTATTCTGCATTACTATAA
- a CDS encoding Rid family detoxifying hydrolase has product MKKIITTSKAPAPIGPYNQAVLSGNTLYTSGQIAFNPETGELVLDSIELETKQVMENMREVLTAAEMTFENVVKTSIFISDMNNFSKINEVYATYFNEETAPARETVEVANLPKFVNVEISMIAIK; this is encoded by the coding sequence ATGAAAAAAATAATAACAACAAGTAAAGCCCCAGCTCCTATTGGCCCATACAATCAAGCAGTATTAAGTGGAAACACCTTATATACATCAGGTCAAATAGCTTTCAATCCAGAAACTGGCGAACTAGTTTTAGATTCTATTGAACTAGAAACTAAACAAGTAATGGAAAATATGAGAGAAGTGTTAACTGCTGCTGAAATGACTTTTGAAAATGTTGTAAAAACATCAATTTTTATTTCAGACATGAACAATTTCTCTAAAATTAACGAAGTGTATGCTACTTATTTCAATGAAGAAACTGCACCTGCAAGAGAAACAGTAGAAGTAGCTAATTTACCTAAATTTGTAAATGTAGAAATCAGTATGATTGCTATAAAATAA
- a CDS encoding putative LPS assembly protein LptD, translating into MKTNLTYILLAFYLFCFQLSNAQEFGKKGISSQKPQQKKELKISKDTLFNVKKESKLKKIKDSTVTDSIKPKEVIDGIITHDAEDYTIQNAKNRTVTLYNKARVTYTDIDLKAGIIILDYKKNTLYAKGIKDSLGYHQRPVFKQGDQESEQDSILFNFKTKKALVYGVKTVQSGIITYGEKTKRVNDSTVFMRKLRFTTSKKKNPDFYIATNKAKLVPGKKIIVGGSHLVIADVPTPLFLPFAYFPLADKRSSGFIIPSYGERSNQGFFLSNGGYYFALSDYFDLTLLGDIYTNGSWGLSSDSDYYVRYKFSGNFSVRFENIIEGVRGLTGYSKRSNFNIRWNHSQDSKSSPNSRFSASVNVGSSQYYNQSINELNNSQRLTNTLSSSISYFKNFVGTPFNMNVTATHSQNTNNNSITMTLPSLQVNMDRIYPFTGKGGLKDNPIQKMGIGYSMSGEYRINTTDAEFFKPMMFKKANAGIQHNTSANTNIKAFKYFTLSPSVNYKDVWYFRKINKRFDPNIRNSNGNQGAVVNDTISGFNRFNDYNFGVSLSTNVYGTFNFKKGRLKAIRHTFRPSISYGYRPDFAKNHNLQVQQSSNPNDLLTYSPFEGGIYGTPASGVSNSIGISLNNVLEAKVAPKDPDSDEEDQKITILNNLNFSSSYNIAADSLRWSPVQASAGTRLFKDKLAVNLNATLNPYQVDSKGNLIDKFNSDIFRITNVGISANYSISSRDFDKKEEKKGENKSGNGAQNTPDVFGENLPATNDFSSNPSNTQNNLNSENTTKKANLYKANIPWNLNIVYAVNYSNNGIVSGIGNNSLMFSGNVELSPKWKVGINSGYDIKRNAFTNTTLRFARDLDSWNFNFSWTPFGQFASYNFFIGVKSSVLRDLKWDKNKPPDRVLF; encoded by the coding sequence TTGAAAACAAATCTAACTTACATACTTTTAGCTTTCTACCTTTTTTGTTTTCAATTAAGTAACGCTCAAGAATTTGGTAAAAAAGGGATTAGCTCTCAGAAACCTCAACAAAAAAAGGAGTTAAAAATTTCTAAAGACACTCTTTTTAATGTCAAAAAAGAAAGTAAATTAAAAAAAATCAAAGACTCAACCGTTACTGATTCAATAAAACCCAAAGAGGTTATTGATGGTATTATTACCCATGACGCTGAAGATTACACAATACAAAATGCAAAAAACAGAACTGTAACTTTATACAATAAAGCTAGAGTTACATACACCGATATAGATTTAAAAGCTGGTATTATTATTTTAGATTACAAGAAAAACACTTTGTACGCTAAAGGTATAAAAGATAGTTTAGGCTACCATCAAAGACCTGTTTTTAAACAAGGAGATCAAGAAAGTGAACAAGACTCTATCCTTTTTAATTTTAAAACAAAAAAGGCATTAGTTTATGGAGTTAAAACTGTTCAAAGTGGTATAATTACTTATGGTGAAAAAACCAAACGGGTTAATGATTCAACGGTTTTTATGCGTAAACTTCGCTTTACAACTTCTAAAAAGAAAAATCCTGATTTTTATATTGCTACAAATAAAGCAAAGCTAGTACCTGGTAAAAAAATTATAGTTGGAGGAAGTCATTTAGTAATAGCAGACGTTCCAACTCCTTTATTTTTACCTTTTGCATATTTCCCTTTAGCAGATAAACGTTCTTCAGGATTTATTATTCCATCTTATGGTGAACGTTCTAACCAAGGGTTCTTTTTATCTAATGGAGGATATTACTTTGCTTTAAGTGATTATTTTGATTTAACTCTTTTAGGTGATATATATACTAATGGTAGTTGGGGGCTTAGCAGTGACTCTGATTATTACGTACGTTACAAATTCAGTGGTAATTTCAGTGTTAGATTTGAAAATATTATTGAAGGAGTTAGAGGTTTAACTGGCTATAGTAAACGATCTAATTTCAATATTCGATGGAACCATAGCCAAGATTCAAAATCGAGTCCAAACTCCCGATTTTCAGCTTCTGTTAATGTTGGTAGTAGTCAATATTACAATCAATCTATTAACGAGTTAAATAACTCTCAACGATTAACAAACACTTTAAGTTCTTCTATATCATATTTTAAAAACTTTGTTGGCACTCCTTTTAACATGAATGTTACAGCTACACATTCTCAAAACACCAACAATAATTCTATTACTATGACACTTCCTTCACTACAAGTAAACATGGATAGAATTTATCCTTTTACTGGTAAAGGTGGTTTAAAAGATAACCCTATTCAAAAAATGGGAATTGGTTATAGTATGAGTGGAGAATATAGAATTAACACTACAGATGCAGAGTTTTTTAAACCTATGATGTTTAAAAAAGCAAATGCCGGAATTCAACATAACACAAGTGCAAATACTAATATAAAAGCTTTTAAATATTTTACTTTATCACCAAGTGTAAATTATAAAGATGTTTGGTATTTTAGAAAAATTAATAAACGTTTTGACCCTAATATACGTAATTCAAATGGTAATCAAGGTGCGGTTGTTAATGATACTATAAGTGGATTTAATCGTTTTAATGATTATAATTTTGGAGTTTCACTTTCTACTAATGTATATGGTACTTTTAACTTTAAAAAAGGAAGATTAAAAGCTATTAGACATACGTTTAGACCTTCAATTTCTTATGGTTATCGACCAGATTTTGCTAAAAACCATAACCTACAAGTACAACAAAGTAGCAACCCTAACGACTTATTAACTTACTCTCCTTTTGAGGGAGGGATTTATGGAACTCCTGCAAGCGGTGTATCAAATTCAATAGGTATTTCTTTAAACAATGTATTAGAAGCTAAAGTAGCCCCCAAAGATCCTGACAGTGATGAAGAAGATCAAAAGATAACTATTTTAAACAACTTAAACTTTAGCAGTAGCTATAATATTGCTGCCGATAGTTTACGCTGGAGCCCAGTACAAGCTAGTGCAGGTACTCGTCTTTTTAAAGATAAATTAGCAGTAAACCTTAACGCTACTCTAAACCCATATCAAGTAGACAGCAAGGGGAATTTAATTGACAAATTTAATTCTGATATATTTAGAATTACAAATGTTGGAATTAGTGCAAACTATTCTATTTCTAGTAGAGATTTTGACAAAAAAGAAGAAAAAAAAGGTGAAAATAAATCTGGAAATGGTGCTCAAAACACCCCTGATGTTTTTGGAGAAAACCTTCCCGCTACAAATGATTTCAGTTCTAACCCTAGCAATACTCAAAACAATTTAAATTCTGAAAATACTACAAAAAAAGCTAACTTATATAAAGCAAACATTCCTTGGAACCTTAATATAGTATATGCCGTTAATTACAGTAATAATGGTATAGTTAGTGGTATTGGTAACAATTCATTAATGTTTAGCGGTAATGTGGAATTATCTCCTAAATGGAAAGTAGGAATCAATTCTGGTTATGACATAAAAAGAAATGCCTTTACTAATACCACATTAAGATTTGCTAGAGATTTAGATAGTTGGAATTTTAATTTTTCTTGGACTCCTTTCGGTCAATTTGCTTCTTACAACTTTTTTATTGGTGTTAAGTCATCTGTATTAAGAGACTTAAAATGGGACAAAAACAAACCACCAGATAGGGTATTATTTTAA
- a CDS encoding N-acetylmuramoyl-L-alanine amidase has translation MKILKFTKNNIKNLTFIFFIGITFFTCVTSVNAQKKYVVVLDAGHGGKDPGNLGNGYREKNIALRVALDVGKELLTSRDIKVVFTRKKDVFVELHNRAKIANNKKADLFVSIHCDSYSKDRAHGAGTFVLGLRGNSGNLEIAKRENASILYEDNYEQNYDYNPNSPESLIGLSVLQEKNLDNSLAIAGHIQSNFSNLKRFDRKVKQDNFLVLRETIMPSVLVELGFLTNKAEGRFLNTRRGQIKMAKAIADAIKKYVNQLKINTVGGSLPVIVEKTKKEIVAKKKPAPKEIVTKKIVTPKKKVKKDKKKTQNIVVKKQKINKSLIEFKVQIAASKRSLTKNNFNLKGLRNVKSLFIDGYYKYYYGNTVVFQEIKKFLSEARKAGHKDAFVVAFKGGKKISIKEALKTK, from the coding sequence ATGAAAATCTTAAAATTCACCAAAAATAATATCAAAAATTTAACTTTTATATTTTTTATAGGAATTACTTTTTTTACGTGCGTTACATCGGTAAACGCTCAAAAGAAGTATGTTGTTGTTCTTGATGCTGGGCATGGAGGGAAAGATCCAGGTAATCTAGGTAACGGATATAGAGAAAAAAATATAGCACTACGTGTTGCGTTAGATGTAGGTAAAGAATTACTAACATCTAGAGATATAAAAGTTGTTTTTACCCGAAAAAAAGACGTTTTTGTAGAGTTACATAACAGGGCGAAAATAGCAAATAACAAAAAAGCAGATTTATTTGTTTCTATTCATTGTGATTCATATTCTAAAGATAGAGCACATGGAGCAGGAACTTTTGTTTTAGGATTAAGAGGTAATAGCGGAAATTTAGAAATAGCAAAAAGAGAAAATGCTTCTATTTTATACGAAGATAATTACGAACAAAATTATGACTATAATCCAAACTCTCCTGAATCACTAATCGGTTTATCAGTGTTACAAGAAAAAAACTTAGATAATAGTTTAGCGATAGCTGGTCATATTCAATCTAATTTTTCTAATTTAAAAAGGTTTGACAGGAAAGTAAAACAAGATAACTTTTTAGTATTAAGAGAAACGATTATGCCTAGTGTTTTGGTAGAACTTGGTTTTTTAACTAATAAAGCTGAAGGCCGTTTTTTAAATACTAGAAGAGGTCAAATAAAAATGGCAAAAGCCATTGCTGATGCAATAAAGAAGTACGTTAATCAATTAAAAATTAATACAGTTGGGGGTAGTCTACCTGTAATTGTTGAAAAAACTAAAAAAGAAATTGTAGCTAAAAAGAAGCCAGCACCAAAAGAAATAGTTACTAAAAAAATAGTTACACCAAAAAAGAAAGTTAAAAAAGATAAAAAGAAAACTCAAAATATTGTTGTAAAAAAGCAAAAGATAAATAAATCTTTAATAGAGTTTAAAGTTCAAATTGCAGCTTCTAAAAGAAGTCTAACAAAAAATAATTTTAATTTAAAAGGATTGAGAAACGTAAAATCATTATTTATTGATGGGTATTATAAATATTATTATGGTAATACTGTTGTTTTTCAAGAGATTAAAAAGTTTTTGTCTGAAGCAAGAAAGGCAGGACATAAAGATGCTTTTGTTGTAGCCTTCAAAGGAGGAAAAAAGATTTCAATAAAAGAAGCATTAAAAACAAAGTAA